The sequence CAACTTTCActcattttagtcattttatcaaaaacttggaaggcataatcttgtacatgggaaTGATCAACATGGTAACATATCATGACTTCAATAATTAATTCGCAATTTAGGGGATTTAACATGATACTTACATCAATCAACGTACGCATTACTTtatttcacatgaaattcatacaTTCATAACTTGACACCCAAATTACAACGTATACATGGacataatattatataaatcaaGCAAATCAATAACTCAAGCTTTGaaaaaggttcttggactccagGGGTTGGAAGgtacccaaggatgaacacttaacatacctcaattgaagAATTCGTAAGGGTTCTTGGTGGTTTCttgaaacttgagcttgaataTTTAAGATCTAGTGTTTGATCTTAAGAGAGAATGGTTTTCAATTGAGAGAGTTTGAGTAAAATATGACCAAATATgctatttagggctttaatcccgtgttatggacctattgggtgaagggaaattGACTCATTTTCCCTTTAAAATGCggaataaaattaaagaaaatacacGGATCGAATTGGGCTGGGCACCGCGAGCTCCGAAGCACTGCTCAGGAGAGAGCGCCATGGGCTCCATCGTAGCTCCCCCAGTACCATATTGGGCAGGGCATCGTGGGCTAATCGCCCTCCTCTATTGTTTTGGATGTCCAAACACGCCCTTACGCttgtttaaaaattttgaaactcactcgagatgtactattgacttcccgatcatgaatcaacataaaaACTAACTTTTCGATGTCGAAAAGGTTGAGAATAAATACGTTGAAGTTTGAGggatttagaaatgactaagtccttacatttagtaaaatattctaagtcttggaccccttttacATGCAAGATTGAACTGAAATGAGCTTAAGACCTTATGGGGTCTTAtagggagctaaacccatataactcgtgggtggtttaggacgtcAATAATTACACAGGATAGGTGAAGGTTTTAATACATGCTAAATTCGGTTTCCTTTCCCGGtatgatatatatgtgtgtgtgtgtacggttgtatgcattatggatggatttacttgattttataaatggcattattttctccttatcctgagttcatgttAGTGATCACTTGCTAACCCGTCTACCGGCGGCTTTATACCCAAGCTATGTAGGAATTGGTCGTTCTACTActcttacatagtgattgactcgatgatcagcatttggactggagtagtgagctttcatcttttcaaaaggctccatttcatgttattaatatttttagacacttgaattatgatttggatattggttttggtcatggttgggggcatgctCCAATcggatatttttactctttttggTTAAAGGTTTTGTGGTACTACTGTGGATTGGTGTGGGCAGGATCAGTAATGGTGTTttccttagcattggtattggtgttgagAATTACACCCTTGGattatattattggttgttctattgtattatattttggtattgattatcATTATATGTTATGGAACTTATCTGGTTATGGCTTAGCTTATAGCCTTTGGTCTGGTACAGttggtatggttggacggttggactcgattgggttagTCACTGTCGTGATCCGATCTCAGAGTCATCATGAGAGCatttatactatcttgttatatgctctaAATTCACCCAACTCAAGGCTAGAGGTTGTGCTGGATAACGGGGGTGATCTCCATTCTCGGTCGAACTTGGGACGTCCATTATGTCTAGGctctagttcgggtcatgacactcCCATATTAGTCTAGTTATCCCACCAAagactattatttttagatttacaTTCATAGCACATCTACATCTATAACTTGCTTAGCATCCAGCGAGGTGAATCTGCATTAATATTTGGCATTTAgcattttgaaatttgaatattgAGAGTTCGTAGTCCCCTAAATTTTCAACATCTGATCATATTAAAGCTTTCACGAATACTTGTAGTTTGAGTCTTCTCAATCCCACTCTATTTCCTTTCTTTAGAAAAAGTTATCTTTCCCCAATCACTCCAATAATATTTTAGCTTATATGCTATTGCTTCCACAAAAATCTAGTTATGTGTCTCGCAACTTTCTCAAAAACTCAACTAGATATTCCACAACACAAAAAAGATGAGTAGAAAGTGCTTGCAATTTGCAACACATGTTTTATTAAGGCAAAAATTCACATATAGTCTCATTAGAATATGTATAACTAAATTCCTAGTCTAagttttaataattacaatttatagtcaAGATTAGTGgtagttatatgtatatatacaatcaAAAAAAGTTCATAACAGCaaatagagataaaaaaaaattttaaatgcaATAAATTTTCTTAATCTTCTCCAACTTTCCACTTATTACTCTGGTATAACAAATCGATTATTATGGATTTATGTGCTAATCACTTCCTCAAAAgtcagttagttttttttttaaaccatGATTTACAGAAGGAGAAAATCAACACCAAATTTCTTACAATTAATTCATGCATACAAAATTCTGGTAAATACGACTTACGAAAATccttttttgtttgaatttattttctCAAATCCTTTTTTGAATGTAATATGCAATAGAAAATTGAATTGTATTATTGTATTGTTGTATGCAACAATTTGAATTGtaattttggatttcagtttctaaaaatttcaattgtaatttttgttgacatccatttatagaaatttttataTTAAGTTTCTATTTTCATAATTTGGGGTATTTTCACTGAAGCTGCTAAAAGGTTATAATCCTTGTTTGTATCCTTGTTTGAATGGTTGTTATAATCCTTGTTTGTATGGTATGTATTCAGTTTCTAATTACAATTTGTATGTTATGTATTTTTTCAATagattttatacaaaaaataGGGTTATTGCCAATTGTTTTGAAGCATTTAGGTGTATGGAATATAGATAATGAGTATGAACAATACCAGCTCGACTCAATTGCAATTGATGAAACTGAAAAATACGATGATTTGCTTCAATTGATTGGTAAGCAACTTTATATTGACTTTAATTTGACaaccatgaaaataaaatataaagttggTTGTAGCAGTAAAAAATGGAGATTCATAATGACATGGAGATGACAGTGTACGTAATGatgcaaaaagaagaaaaaagattcGAAAACTATCCGTTATGTGTTTCTCTTTTGgtaaatctttgaaaaatgatgaaTCATGTTCGAAGAAAAAAGGAGAGAGTTCTTCTCACGATCAGAAATTGAACATGTATGCAAACTATatggatgaaaaaaaaaagagcaaaattgGTGAAGATTCTTGTGACCTTATTGAAAGTGTTGATACAAATGATCAAGAGTAGACAATTATTTCTAACCCAAATCATAACGAGGTGCTTCTTGGTCAAGTGTATAAGGACAAAGACACTTTAAAGTTGGTAATGACCCACTATTCAATCAGAAACAGATTTCAATTCAATACgaaaaaatcaaatacaaaaggGTAAGTtactatattatattattatatatgcttttgtatatttattttttattgttacaaatgttatttttggtatttgtatatctgttgtttatATATCTGTAtgtaattatatttgtatatttatttttcaattgtatttgtatatctgttttttaattttatttgtataactatttttgaattgtatttgtatatttgtttttgaattgtatttgtctatctgttttttaattgaatttgtatatctgttttttaaatgaatttgtatatctgtttttaattgaatttgtatctttgttttttaattgaatttgtatatttgtattttaattgaatttgtaTAATTGTattttaattgtatttgtataactGTGTTtgaattgtatttgtatatctatttttgaattgtttttggatatctgttttttaattgtatttgtatatttttttttaatgttacaAAAAgttatttgtaatatttttatgCCTATTGTTTGTACATCTGTATTTTGGTATTTATGTATAGCTGCATACATAAGTTTAGTGTGTTATTATATGTGTAAACTTTCAAAGAACTAATTTAATACAGTGAGTAAATAGGTTACATATTGTGGGTACAGTATGTAGGTTCCAtaagttttattgatttttttttaataattatgtttgttttgtttgtgtAAATTATTAATAGTAATGGATAACTATTTCATATCAGGTATACTTTGGTGTGTAAATCAAAGGAACGTGGTTGGTTTCTAGTGGCATCTAGCAATAAGAAGATCGAATTCTTTAAGATTAAAAAGTTCCGACATAAATATACTTGTCCTTTAAAGGATAGAGTGTACCAGCACAAACATGTTAGTAGTGCATTTATTGGTAGGATTGTGAAACAAAAGTTATCCAATCATAAAAGAGTGTATACGATGAAAAACATACAGGATGATATTAAGAATAAGCTTGGATTGGATTTGACTTATACAATAGCCTGGAGGGCTAGACAGAAAGCTTTGATTTCATTAAGGGGGACAACATATGCATCACAGAACAGATAGTCTGGATATTTATACATGTTGGAAAAGACTTATCCTGGTTCACATATACGAATGAAAAAAATCTGATGATAAATTCTTTTATGTATTTATCTCTCTACTCTTCAATTGAAGGGTTTGATTCATATCGACCAATTGTTGTTGATGGCAGTTACCTAAGGAGAACATATAATAAAACTTTCATGTCGTAAGTACATTTGATGGAGCAGTTTTTTATGCTACTTACTATTTTTTCAATACTAAATATatggtattaaatatattaaaaatatatttcataaattttttatgtataaCATGATGTATGCAAGACATATTTTCCCCTAGCTTATGGAATGTTGAATTCTGAGAATTATGTAGCATGGAGTTGGTTTTTTGAGCAATTGAAAAAAGTTTATGGTATAAAATCAAATATGTGTGTTATATCCGACAGGAATGAGAGTATTATAAAGGTCGTGTCAATTATATATGATGGTGTTGTACAGTATGCTTGCATCTGCCATTTGTGGAAAAATGTGAAAACCAATTTTAGAAAGTCGCATGCTAAATTCTCGAAAGTGTTTTATGCAATGGAAAAAGCATATACAATTTTTGAATTCAACAGTCTAATGAAGAAAGTTGAATAAATAGATATTAGGGTGAAAGATTACTTGCAGTTGGCCGGATATAACAAGTGGACTAAGGTGTATGCAACTGTAAATTGGAGATTCACTCTAACCTCAAACATTGTTGAAATCATTAACAAGCGCCTTAAGGAAGCCATGGAATTGCCTATATATGATTTCTTGAAGGAAGTTAGAAAGATGTTTGGCAGATGGCATCACAACAATCGACAGGTTGGAACATTCACGATTACACCTGTATGCGGGAAATATAATGAACTCCTTGAGTTTAATGAGGCCAAGAGTACGCGAATGAGGGTAAGTATTTTATTAAAAGTAcatgatacatttatttattttttgaatacgTATATATATAACTGTATATGCATCTCAGGTTGTGCCCGCAACAGATTATGTTTATTTTGTGCTTCATGAAGATTGACGTTTTATTGTTTGTCTAGAGAAGAAGACATGTTCTTGCCATAGATTTGAAATCAATGAAATTTCATGTGCTCGTGCGTATGCAATGTTAAAGAGCAAATATTTTGAACCCGATGATTATTGCTCTGACTTGTACAAGACAGTCTCGGTGTTGGGTACATATGAGGTTCCAATATTGCCTCAGCCTGATAGATCCACATGGGAGATACCAGATTATATATTGAGTGAAACTATTCTTCCGCCAAAATACAGATGTCCACCTGGAAGgctaaagaaaagagagagaaaagtttGCGGGAGAATTTTATGGGACTAAGTCTATAAATTCATACACTGCTTGTGGGTTTAGGGGACACAATAGGCGTTTATGCAGAAAAATATGTCgagttgaataatttttttaccttaaagtaaatttatgtttattttttaaaattgtaaacaCTCAATAATTTTCAGTTATGATTTCTATCATTAATTATTTTGAGCTACTTATTAGAAATATGAGGGATTATCTATTAAGTTAATTTtcagtttttatatatatatatatatgtgtgtgtgtgtgtgtgtgtgtatgtactAGTTTAGAGTACATGTGTTGCACGTGTATATAACAACTATAACTTTCCTTAATGGTAAATTCTCTTTatgtttcttttatatatatatgtgtgtatatctatatgtgtgtgtgtgtatgtatgtatatgtatgtatatgtatgtatatactagTTTTgagtacgtgcgttgcacgtgtatataACAATTATAACTTTCCTTAATGATAAATTCTCtttatataaatgaaataactTTGTTTTGATATGAAATGGTAGAAATAAATACTTGTAACTGATTAAATGTAGAGAACATCATCATATATTAATTGAAGATATTATTTAAatgcattttgaaaaaaaatattcattcgTGAATGTAGCATAATTTTCAAATGATACATTCTTTACATCGATGAGATCATAACACAACAACAATGTGCTTAAAATTCTTGATGCTTCCACATGCAAGATTGTTAGAGTTTtaacccgaattttgttgattcgGCCTTGAAAGTTTTGCGGTGCGACTcgtgtttgtgattttcaatggggtctgtggtggtagcgtagggatcgggccgatATATGTTTTTAGGCCTAGGACCTATTTctatgcacgtattatataagtgcaattagCGGGTTGGTTTTGGACATTCAGAAATTACATCGTactccacattgtactcctcttcCTTCATAGTAAAATTCCTCtacctctgcccgtggtttttcccgcaaagattttcacgtaaatctgtgtgttcttgtttttctttctgctTGTGATTTGTTTTATTCTGTCCGATTCATAACAAAGATGTATACGCGTTTCCTTTGATGTTTTCATGTAAGAATTGCACATGATTTCATGTAAGAATTGTCTCTAATAAGACAAGAGAGTTGCAATCACAGAGCCATGTaagatattagaaaaaatatttgaatattttttaatatagaaaAGATCATCAATCTGTCAACTAGATAAACATACACCACATCTAGAAATGAGTCTTCTTCGTGACCAATGTACTTTGGATGAGAGGAGAAATCAATACCTTTTTTactgtagaaaattgaatttgcTAGATACGTAGGTATCAATTCTGAAAGTTTTCTCATCTCATGCGCCACAGATGCATTATGACAAGTAGACTTGTAAGAGTCATACACATATAAACATCTGTCATTGAATGACAGAACAGCCAATACCCAATGTATTTTAAGGTATCAAAAATTTTTATCTCCACGTAACATGCCATATGTGAAGATTTCTTAGGAAGATCGGTAATTACAAAAATGTTATCCTATTAAATCAAAAAATACAGACGagcagaacaaaaaataatatacacaTTTATTGTATTATGTATATAAATCCTTATCCATGAACTAGTTATACCTAAATACATCCTATACCTCATACAAGATGTATATATCATCtaacaatatatatgtatgtttattgtgatgctaaattgtatatatatgtatgtatgaatcgaaaaaaattaaaaatttatatactgtatatatgaatatgtattcGTACTAATATGATTTTTGtccttaaattatatatatgtatatgcacactAAAGTAAATAAATGCTAATTGAATCCATCATTAAACAAGCAAATTTTTATCCCAAAAACATATGCAATATCTGCATCACAAAAAAAAGTTAGTTTGTCATCGAAGCATGTCCAGCAAATGCTCTCAGAAATACTATCCAAAATTAAAGCATCAACACAAAAACATTCAAATGCAATTCCAATCAGACATATTTGTACAATTTCACTCTATATACATATATCcactgtatatacatatatgcactctctctctctctctctctctctctatatatatatatatatgcaaattatatatacatatatgcactttaaaactgtatgtatatgcatatgcatacatacatatatatatatatatatatatatatatatatacatatatatatatatatatagtgtgtgtgtgtgtacaatATTGTATGTAGATATATCCAAATGCAAActttatgtacatatatttttGTAGAATTGTATATACTTTTCTTCATACgaaaaaattcatatataagtCCAGCAAACTTTATATACATATGTTATACCAAAAAATTATATGGCTATATGTATAttgaaataaaaatgtaaattgaacaataattctattttatgaaaatatatgcaaaaatacCTCGTAATCATTGTCAACTTCATTGCTTCCCCATTTAGATTGAGATACCTTAGAACATTTTACCCTTTcttgctagaagatgcaaaatctttatcttttttttcgaTATCAACCATTGATATTTTGAAAGTGTTCGTTAACTCATCTCTTGACTGTAAATGTACCATGCTACTGTGATTATTGACACGCTCATTGCTTCATTTTGTTCATGACTTCGCTCTCGACTTGTCCACTTTCAACTTCGCTAAAACCCCTGTATTTTCACTATCTAATTGAGAAACATTTAAATGAAATGATGGAGCtccataattaattatgggtATATGTTCAATAACTCTTGTCAATCTCCTATTAGGGGATTCTTCATCCATTTAAAACAAGAAGTAATTGATAACTTGAAACcctaataaaaaatgaaaaatagatgaacaaacaacaaagaaatttatagaatatataaaaaaaataaaaaattcaatctaATATCAAAAATTTACAATTCTGTTTTAATTTATAGACTCAAATGGATAatatataagaaattaaaaaaaattcaatctaatatcaaaaataataaaagatatcctcaaatcttcaataaatatcaaaaagaaattcaatctaatatgaaaaatagattacctcaaatcttcaataattataatatatgttatcaaaaatactaaaagaTTACCTCactaacataatatataaaaaatcaaaaataaatttaatataataacaaaaatactaaaagattacctcaaatctttaataaatatcataaaataattttatgtggtgaaaaatctgccaaaataatttttcatagaAAAATCAAGGATTATATTATGTGATATCATAGTGattttgagctaaaaataaagagagagaaaattgaagatcttttgaagaattgtgtattatgatgttgTAAGGTTGTTGTTTCTTCAATGTAAAATTAAGGAGACTATATGTGATTTTAAGAGAaaattaaggagaaaaaaaaagttgaagaacaTATCTTCAAtaatcttgtgttttgatatttCCATTGTTGCCGTTTCTTCAGCCAATAGAatagagagggagagagaaaatagaatgccaaaaataaatcattgagaaagaaaatCGGTATATACAaatcttaatatatttgtatatagggTCCCACagaaaaacttattttaaacTGTCAaatgactatgaattgtaattttttaaaataataatcatatcatataGTTAATACAGTATTTtgtctataatatataattttttcttttattaatagTGTCGGAAGTATTTATTAGGCTGGGCTCGTTCATAAGGAATTTGGCCCCCCTCTCCATCATTTTCTTTCCTCCATTTTGTCAAGTACACATTTAGATGAGAGACATGTgtcttaattaatatttaaagttCAAGATTATATTAAACTAACAAGTATTATAACCATAGTAAAGTGAATAAGTTTTAAAGAAAATATCCttcaaatttggtaagaaaaaaatattcctCGCAAATTTTGGTACccattaatatataattaaattcatctcatatttttatatattcaaatattaaaattgtagAAAATGAACTTAACAATGTTTTTATTTTGCCTAAAAAACATTGTTAGAacaatattttcctttatttcacacacaaaaaaaaaagagaatacctcatagaagatttttttttttttttctttaaacgCAGTAGCTACTACGTGTATGCAACAtcaactctctttttttttttttttgaataatatttttttattttaatttttttttaaaattctacattttttaaaaaaaaaaaaaaaaaaaaaaaaaaaaactaaattctaGTTTTTTTATTGTATGGTTTTTGTCTACATTGTTGATAATTCTTTCctttgtgttttttttctttttttttttttttgtctctcaaCATAATATTTCAAGTATAAATTTACTAGCACGAAAAGTTATTTGATGATTCTCAGCTTCAAAATGTActgtataatttaatatttggatataaaaactatataaaaatacaagataaattaatgatataaaaaataCCAAGATTTGTAGGGGATATCTTATCTTACAAAgttaagaaagtttttttttttcaaaagttaatcaCTTTACTTGCTATGATATTTATTAATACATTATAATCTtgatctttaaaaattaaataagatataTGTCTCCCATCTAAATGTGTATTCATGAAATGGAAGGAAAAGGTAATAAAGAGGAGCCGGAGCCGAGGAGTGCTAAATAGCCCGTTGGTCCATTACTTGTCCTCTATGGTAATCCTTACCTTTACTGTAGAAATAGACCATTATGGGTGTAggtaaaaagataattttctaCTTTGTTGACTTCTAGAGTTTATAATAGAGATAAATACTCTGTGTACTTTAAAAAATATCTAGGTTGTAGATAAAAAGAGTTTATCCGCTTTGTTAATATTCCTGATGATCGGTCACACGAGTTGTGGTTACTATAGATTATTTCCGCTATGAAGAAACCCGCAAGTCTCCTAAACTAATGTATTTATCAATTGAAATACtctatagtataatttttcgatgGTTGACATGATTAGTATGCAGAACGTATATTTCTTGGATTTAATTTTAACGTTAAACTCGTAATTTGACTGCATTACTTCATATCTGTGGCTTTCTAACTTTTGTATAAttttcttcggaggtagtggtatggactgtgtatatTCTACCCTCCTCAAACCtcactatgtggaaatatactgagtctgttgttgttgttgtataaaaaGTTAAAGACTTTCATTGATCTCGTAAAAAGGTTTTCTACGATATGTGGATCACAATTTTTGGCCTTGTAAAATTCAACAAGCTATTCAAATTAGGAGTGTGCATCGGTCAGTTTAgttcgattttatgtattatcagTTCGAtttatcagttttttatttttaaatatgctaaatcattaatcaaatcaatatgatattttttatcgatttttgatttatcaGTTTTAAGTCTTTAGCAGTTTGATTTTTGGAGAGTAAGAAGGTAAGAGAGCTTTAATTACATCTACGTTAAAGGTTCATTGTCGGTGAAAAGTATACAGGAGAGTTCGGGGTTTTTCCTGTttcattgtttttgttgttgcttaaatatataataaaattaattctcAGTTATAACAATGATGACGTTTATTCTTGTGGTTTACCAATTCGAACATGAAGCAAGGTGATGAACAAATAGAGAGTTCACCACTTAATTATTTCAAACcttgatttaattttcaaatagagCGATAAATTAgctcataaataaaatatgatctTCCTAAGTTCATTGATCCACTCcgttttcttttcaatttattcataTGATACTTTGTTGGCACACGTAACGTCATTATGCATGTGATTCTATTCTGTTACTATTGATTACTGGGGAACGAAGCATTACTATTCATAGGTTTAAAAGCACTTAAATACAAACACTCCAACTGAAATAATCAATTCGACAAGGTACACAACATTGGCATGCTAAGATATACTTAGCAGAGGGTTTATTTAGAAAGCAAACAAATTATTAATTAAGATGGTGGAAAGTAACATAGTGGCTGCAGCTAGCAGATTTATTATGGGTTCTCGAAACCCACAACAAGAGGGTAATAGTCTGCAGTAACATCAGTAGTCACAACACCTGCTATCTGCATCCTCATTCCTTCTACTAAAACCATCCACGCTAAATGACAGACGTCAGAAGTGCAAGCTGGACAAAGAATAGGACCAGGGCACCACAACAACTGGTAACCAGTTGCGTATTCGGACGAGTAACTCTTTAACCTGAACCAACTGCTATCTACTTGTCCTATGGTTCCTCCCTTAGTCGACACCAAACTAACCCCTTTTATAGTAGCACCGTGTTGCTCTTCTACTTTCCAAGTTGTATAATTCGAACAACCAGAATTGTACTCAGTGAACTGGATGTTAAAGTCTTGGTTTTCATGGATGCTAGGTGGTTTCCCAATATTTTTATACGGAATGAGTCTGATAGCACTATGTGAAGTTCCGCCTTCGCCGTTGTACTTGAAAGGCGCGTCTGGACAAGGGGAATCTGAATTTGGGGCTTTACCTAGATAAATATAACCACCTAGGACACCCCCATCAGTGTTACCCATGCGGTAAGTTTCATCAGGAGTAACTGGGCTATACAGAATGGTATGTACTACCGGATCATCAGACAAGGTAGAAGTAGATTTAGCCTTGTGTAAGTCAAGGAACTTAGGGGAAACAGTAGCAGTGGGTAACTCAATGGGATTATGGGAGCTGAAAGTTGATGAAAGAGCCACAAAGGGAAGCAGACACAGA comes from Capsicum annuum cultivar UCD-10X-F1 chromosome 2, UCD10Xv1.1, whole genome shotgun sequence and encodes:
- the LOC107861071 gene encoding aspartic protease inhibitor 10, with the protein product MTKCLFLLALCLLPFVALSSTFSSHNPIELPTATVSPKFLDLHKAKSTSTLSDDPVVHTILYSPVTPDETYRMGNTDGGVLGGYIYLGKAPNSDSPCPDAPFKYNGEGGTSHSAIRLIPYKNIGKPPSIHENQDFNIQFTEYNSGCSNYTTWKVEEQHGATIKGVSLVSTKGGTIGQVDSSWFRLKSYSSEYATGYQLLWCPGPILCPACTSDVCHLAWMVLVEGMRMQIAGVVTTDVTADYYPLVVGFENP